From Allofrancisella guangzhouensis, a single genomic window includes:
- the dnaN gene encoding DNA polymerase III subunit beta, whose translation MNFALNRDDLLKPLQSMLSIANSKSPMPLLSCILFDINDNNLKITASDLDTEISCDIFVNCDTHIKLALNADKIFNIVRSLADNSIIDFNICDNKVTIVSNNSTFNLISLNTDNYPLIDSNINEQASFDLTQQDFHHIISKVDFSMASEDTRYFLNGMFWEINSNLLRAVSTDGHRMSITEAIIDSKVLDSTSQSIIPRKAILELKKIVGKTEQPIKICLGKNYLKAQFGSFSFISKLIDGRYPDYQKVIPKNNTKLLAVDKQVFKNSLLRTSILANDKYKGVRLNISAGQMLLSTNNPDNEKAEDKVQIQYNDQSIEICFNYRYLLDIINVLSEETMSIYLDNPNMSALVKDEKDNSLFIIMPMKI comes from the coding sequence ATGAATTTTGCACTAAATAGAGATGACTTACTAAAACCTTTGCAATCTATGCTATCTATAGCAAATAGCAAAAGTCCTATGCCTTTGTTGTCTTGTATTTTATTTGATATAAATGATAATAATTTAAAAATTACAGCTTCTGACCTTGATACAGAGATATCTTGTGATATTTTCGTTAATTGTGATACACATATAAAATTAGCTTTAAATGCTGATAAAATTTTTAATATAGTTAGAAGTCTCGCAGATAACTCTATAATTGACTTTAACATTTGTGATAATAAAGTAACTATTGTTTCTAACAATAGTACTTTTAATCTTATTTCACTAAACACTGATAATTACCCTCTTATTGATAGTAATATTAATGAACAGGCAAGCTTTGATTTAACTCAGCAGGATTTTCATCATATTATTTCAAAAGTCGATTTTTCTATGGCTAGTGAAGATACTAGATATTTCTTAAATGGTATGTTTTGGGAGATAAATTCAAATCTTTTAAGAGCTGTATCTACAGATGGTCACAGAATGTCTATCACAGAAGCTATAATTGATAGTAAAGTACTAGACAGTACTAGCCAATCAATTATTCCTAGAAAAGCTATTTTAGAGCTCAAAAAGATAGTAGGTAAAACAGAGCAACCAATAAAAATTTGTCTTGGCAAAAATTATTTAAAAGCACAATTTGGTAGTTTTAGTTTTATTTCTAAACTTATAGATGGTCGTTACCCTGATTATCAAAAAGTAATTCCTAAAAATAACACTAAGCTTCTAGCTGTAGATAAACAGGTATTTAAAAACTCTTTGTTAAGAACGTCTATTCTAGCTAATGATAAATATAAAGGTGTACGTTTAAACATCTCAGCTGGTCAAATGCTTTTATCTACAAATAACCCAGATAATGAAAAAGCTGAAGATAAAGTTCAAATACAGTATAATGATCAGTCTATAGAAATATGTTTCAATTATAGATATTTATTGGACATTATAAATGTTCTTAGTGAAGAAACTATGTCGATATATCTTGATAATCCTAATATGAGCGCTTTAGTAAAAGATGAAAAAGATAATAGTCTATTTATTATTATGCCAATGAAAATCTAG
- the ettA gene encoding energy-dependent translational throttle protein EttA — MAEKYIYSMHRVGKVVPPNKYILKDISLSFFDGAKIGVLGLNGSGKSTLLRIMAGLDTEIVGEAAPRKGVKIGYLPQEPKLDSTKDVRGNVEESLSHLKDMLTRFDEISMKFCEPMSDDEIAKLLEEQGELQNAIDTAGAWEIDRKLEVAAEALRLPPWNADVTKLSGGEARRVALCKLLLSAPDILLLDEPTNHLDAESVAWLEKFLAEYKGTVVAITHDRYFLDNVAEWILELDRGEGIPFKGNYSEWLEQKQKRLEMEEKRESSHQKALKEELEWVRQNAKGRQAKSKARLAKFDELSSQEFQKRNETQELYIPPGERLGNNVIKVKDIVKSYDDKLLIDGLNMDVYPGSIVGIIGANGAGKSTLFKMITGQETPDAGNIEIGETVHLAYVDQSRDALDDSKTVWEEIADGLDVISVGKFTIPSRQYVGRFNFKGADQQKYISQLSGGERNRVHLAKLLRSGGNVILLDEPTNDLDVETLRALEEAILAFPGCIMVISHDRWFLNRIATHMLAFEGNSEVVWFEGNYDAYIEDKKRRLGDKYDAVTKIKYKRISVG; from the coding sequence ATGGCTGAAAAATATATATACTCTATGCATAGAGTGGGTAAAGTTGTGCCACCTAACAAATACATACTCAAAGATATTTCATTATCTTTCTTTGATGGTGCAAAAATTGGGGTGCTTGGTTTAAATGGTTCAGGTAAATCTACATTGCTTAGAATTATGGCTGGTCTTGACACTGAGATAGTTGGCGAAGCAGCTCCTCGTAAAGGAGTGAAAATAGGTTATTTACCACAGGAGCCTAAACTAGATTCTACAAAAGATGTTCGTGGGAATGTTGAAGAATCTCTTTCTCACTTAAAAGATATGCTTACAAGATTTGATGAAATTAGTATGAAGTTCTGTGAGCCAATGTCTGACGATGAAATAGCAAAACTTCTAGAAGAACAAGGGGAGTTACAAAATGCTATAGATACTGCTGGTGCTTGGGAAATAGATCGTAAGCTTGAAGTAGCTGCAGAAGCTTTACGTTTACCGCCTTGGAATGCTGATGTTACTAAATTATCTGGTGGTGAAGCTCGTCGTGTAGCTTTATGTAAATTGTTATTATCAGCTCCTGATATTTTATTATTAGATGAGCCTACCAACCATTTAGATGCTGAATCTGTAGCATGGCTTGAGAAATTCTTAGCTGAATACAAAGGCACAGTTGTTGCTATTACCCATGATAGATATTTCCTAGATAATGTTGCTGAGTGGATTCTAGAGCTAGATCGTGGTGAAGGTATACCATTTAAAGGTAATTATTCAGAATGGCTTGAGCAAAAACAGAAGCGCTTAGAAATGGAAGAAAAGCGTGAATCATCTCACCAAAAAGCTCTTAAAGAAGAATTAGAGTGGGTTCGTCAAAATGCCAAAGGCCGTCAAGCTAAATCAAAAGCTAGACTTGCAAAATTTGACGAATTAAGCTCACAAGAGTTCCAAAAAAGAAATGAAACACAAGAGCTATATATCCCACCTGGAGAGCGTTTAGGTAATAATGTCATCAAAGTAAAAGATATTGTTAAATCATATGACGATAAACTCTTAATTGATGGTTTAAATATGGATGTGTATCCTGGTTCTATAGTAGGTATTATTGGTGCTAATGGTGCTGGTAAGTCAACTTTATTTAAGATGATTACAGGACAAGAGACTCCAGATGCTGGAAATATTGAGATTGGTGAAACTGTACATTTAGCATATGTAGATCAGTCTCGCGATGCTCTAGATGATAGCAAAACTGTATGGGAGGAGATTGCTGATGGTTTAGATGTAATTTCAGTCGGTAAATTTACAATTCCATCACGCCAATATGTTGGTAGGTTTAACTTTAAAGGTGCAGATCAGCAGAAATATATTTCGCAACTTTCTGGCGGTGAGAGAAACCGTGTTCATCTTGCTAAGCTACTTAGAAGTGGTGGTAATGTTATCTTACTAGATGAACCAACAAACGATCTAGATGTAGAAACATTAAGAGCTCTAGAAGAAGCTATTTTAGCGTTTCCTGGTTGTATTATGGTTATCTCACATGATAGATGGTTTTTAAATCGTATTGCTACACATATGCTTGCTTTTGAAGGTAATAGTGAAGTAGTATGGTTTGAGGGTAATTATGATGCTTATATTGAAGATAAAAAACGCCGTCTTGGTGATAAGTATGATGCAGTTACTAAAATTAAATATAAGAGGATTTCTGTTGGCTAA
- a CDS encoding Rne/Rng family ribonuclease, producing MSINTEIFLNINNYEQRIAIKENNLLKEIFIERDDRKRIVGNIYKGKIIRVLPGMQAAFVDLGLEKAGFLHLSEVLPLEKEDQEQDEKVKLNKLNKEDINKWLREGQEVLVQVVKESIGNKGVKLTSHLSVSSRFLVFLPDLDHIGISLKITSQEEKQRLLETIQKITMSENPRGYILRTAAEGASFEDLQNDIKFLNNLWQDILDNSSTIIKPGVVYEDFSLIIKTINIFANDNPHKILVDNIDSYKEICHFADRYIPGLRDKIELYQKHNIFEEFDIDTEINKALEKTVYLKSGGYLVIEQTEAMITIDINTGGFIGSKNLEETIFKTNLEATKEIARQLRLRNLGGIIIIDFIDMMDESHKTQVLEALKKELELDKAKTQVSDISELGLVEMTRKRVHESLSRTLCQPCEYCNGKGSTKTLQTICYDIFREIKSESKNYPTYNGFLLISSEKIIDYIQKEESIWLGELELEIGKNIHLKAETSHIYNQYDIIPLN from the coding sequence ATGTCTATAAATACAGAAATCTTTTTAAACATTAACAATTATGAACAAAGAATAGCTATCAAAGAAAATAATCTTTTAAAAGAAATTTTTATAGAAAGAGATGATAGAAAAAGAATTGTTGGAAATATTTATAAAGGTAAAATAATAAGAGTCTTACCTGGAATGCAAGCAGCTTTTGTTGATTTAGGTTTAGAAAAAGCTGGTTTTTTACATTTATCTGAAGTTTTACCTTTGGAAAAAGAAGACCAAGAACAAGATGAAAAAGTTAAACTTAACAAATTAAACAAAGAAGATATAAATAAATGGTTACGTGAAGGTCAGGAAGTACTTGTTCAAGTAGTTAAAGAAAGTATAGGTAATAAAGGCGTTAAACTTACTTCTCATTTATCAGTATCATCAAGATTTTTAGTATTTTTGCCTGATCTAGATCATATAGGGATATCATTAAAAATAACTAGCCAAGAAGAAAAACAAAGGTTATTAGAAACAATTCAAAAAATAACAATGAGTGAAAACCCTCGTGGTTATATATTAAGAACAGCTGCAGAAGGGGCTAGCTTTGAGGACTTGCAAAATGATATAAAGTTTTTAAATAATTTATGGCAAGATATCTTGGATAATTCTAGTACTATTATTAAACCAGGTGTAGTGTATGAAGATTTTAGTTTGATAATAAAAACAATAAATATATTTGCTAACGATAATCCACATAAAATATTAGTAGATAATATCGACTCCTATAAAGAAATTTGCCACTTTGCCGACAGATATATTCCTGGACTTAGAGATAAAATAGAGCTTTACCAAAAACATAATATTTTCGAAGAGTTTGATATAGATACAGAGATAAATAAAGCTTTGGAAAAAACCGTGTATCTAAAATCAGGTGGTTATTTAGTTATAGAACAAACTGAAGCTATGATAACTATAGATATAAATACAGGCGGTTTTATAGGTTCTAAAAATCTAGAGGAAACTATATTTAAGACAAATCTAGAAGCAACAAAAGAAATAGCTAGACAGCTTAGATTAAGAAATCTTGGGGGGATCATAATTATAGATTTTATAGATATGATGGATGAATCACATAAAACTCAAGTTTTAGAAGCTTTAAAGAAAGAATTAGAACTTGATAAAGCAAAAACACAGGTTAGTGATATATCAGAGTTAGGTTTAGTCGAAATGACTAGAAAAAGGGTTCATGAAAGTCTCTCTAGGACATTATGTCAGCCATGTGAATATTGTAATGGTAAAGGTAGTACTAAAACATTACAAACAATCTGTTATGATATTTTTAGAGAGATAAAGTCTGAATCTAAAAACTATCCTACCTACAATGGGTTTCTTTTAATTTCATCTGAAAAAATAATTGATTATATACAAAAAGAAGAATCTATATGGCTTGGAGAATTGGAGTTAGAAATAGGTAAAAATATTCACTTAAAAGCTGAAACTAGTCATATATACAACCAATACGATATAATTCCATTAAATTAA
- a CDS encoding aminodeoxychorismate/anthranilate synthase component II has protein sequence MANIIFIDNFDSFSYNLVDEFKSLGNQVEVYRNNIDIGFLLDKINVTKNPIVVISPGPGNPSQAGNIIPLISQIKGKVPVIGICLGHQAIVEAYGGIVSHANEIVHGKIARIKLNDHIIFKGLDSPLTVARYHSLVAVKVPISLKIIAEVNDLVMAVVDDENKICGLQFHPESIMTIQGTKLLANIINWVQND, from the coding sequence ATGGCTAATATCATATTTATAGATAATTTTGATTCTTTTTCTTATAACTTAGTGGATGAATTTAAATCTTTAGGTAACCAAGTAGAAGTTTACAGAAACAATATTGATATAGGATTCTTATTAGATAAAATAAATGTTACAAAAAATCCTATAGTTGTTATCTCACCAGGTCCCGGTAATCCTAGCCAAGCGGGGAATATTATCCCTTTAATATCGCAAATAAAAGGTAAAGTACCTGTAATAGGTATATGTTTAGGACATCAAGCTATTGTTGAAGCATATGGAGGGATAGTTTCTCATGCTAATGAAATTGTACATGGTAAAATAGCTAGGATTAAACTCAATGACCATATTATTTTTAAAGGTTTAGATTCTCCTTTAACAGTCGCTAGATACCATTCTCTAGTAGCTGTTAAAGTACCGATAAGTTTAAAAATTATAGCTGAGGTAAATGATTTAGTAATGGCTGTAGTAGATGACGAAAACAAAATTTGCGGTTTACAGTTTCACCCAGAATCAATAATGACAATTCAAGGAACAAAACTTTTAGCAAATATTATAAATTGGGTACAAAATGATTAG
- a CDS encoding anthranilate synthase component 1 — MVLYKNCLISKLYDIDYQKDLNKCFANSCIDKKNNILLESAEITTKDRLKSILIINSALRVSCIANKVVIKALSNNGEYAIQSITKNLDGGIKYDLFSKDQLVLVFENDKFINLNEYQKLKQNSVFDALRLIKDSFEIANEYSVFLAGLFAYDLVGSFEDIGEVERKNKCPDYVFYLAETILVSDHQKKKSFIQTNSFNEKMQSQLDKSFEEIKKSLNHDFQTPVTKIKDLEPQISINDREFCNVVDKLKTHIINGDIFQIVPSRSFFLPCQNSLEVYKELKRTNPSPYMFYMQDEDFILFGASPESALKYETETNQVEIYPIAGTRRRGENPDGSINHDLDSRIELELRLDTKENAEHMMLVDLARNDIARISKTGTRFLADLLKVDRYSHVMHLVSRVVGQLADDLDALHAYQACMNMGTLTGAPKIKAMQLISKVEQQTRGSYGGAVGYLNGYGDLDSCIVIRSAYVENGIAEIQAGAGVVLDSIPIAEADETITKAQAVISAIKNVHGESHG, encoded by the coding sequence ATGGTTTTATACAAAAATTGTTTAATATCAAAATTATATGATATAGATTACCAAAAAGATCTTAATAAATGTTTCGCTAATAGTTGTATCGATAAAAAAAATAATATTTTATTAGAATCAGCAGAAATAACTACTAAGGATAGATTAAAAAGCATTTTAATAATAAATAGTGCTTTAAGGGTATCATGTATAGCTAATAAAGTAGTTATAAAAGCTTTATCAAATAATGGTGAGTACGCGATACAATCTATAACTAAAAACCTTGACGGGGGTATTAAATATGACCTTTTTTCAAAGGATCAGTTAGTTCTAGTTTTTGAAAACGATAAATTTATTAATCTAAATGAGTATCAAAAACTTAAGCAAAATTCTGTATTCGACGCTTTAAGGTTAATAAAGGATAGCTTTGAAATAGCTAATGAGTATAGTGTGTTTTTAGCTGGGTTATTTGCCTATGATTTAGTAGGAAGTTTTGAAGATATAGGTGAAGTAGAAAGAAAAAATAAATGTCCAGATTATGTTTTTTATTTAGCAGAAACTATTTTAGTTAGTGATCACCAGAAAAAAAAATCATTTATCCAGACAAATAGCTTTAATGAAAAAATGCAAAGTCAATTGGATAAAAGCTTTGAAGAAATAAAGAAAAGTCTTAATCATGATTTTCAAACACCAGTAACTAAAATAAAAGATTTAGAACCACAAATATCTATAAATGACAGAGAATTTTGTAATGTGGTAGATAAATTAAAAACTCATATTATTAATGGCGATATATTTCAAATAGTTCCGTCAAGAAGTTTTTTTTTGCCATGTCAAAATTCTTTAGAAGTTTACAAAGAACTTAAGCGTACGAATCCCAGTCCATATATGTTTTACATGCAAGATGAAGATTTTATATTATTTGGAGCATCTCCAGAAAGCGCTTTAAAATATGAAACTGAAACTAATCAAGTAGAAATATATCCTATAGCCGGTACTCGCCGTAGAGGTGAAAATCCTGATGGTAGTATAAATCATGATTTAGATAGCCGTATAGAGCTAGAACTTAGGTTAGATACTAAAGAAAATGCTGAACATATGATGTTAGTTGATTTAGCAAGAAATGATATTGCTAGAATATCTAAGACAGGAACACGTTTTTTAGCTGATCTACTAAAAGTAGACAGATATAGTCATGTAATGCATTTGGTATCTAGAGTAGTTGGGCAATTAGCTGATGATTTAGATGCTTTACATGCCTACCAAGCATGTATGAATATGGGTACCCTTACTGGAGCTCCTAAAATAAAAGCTATGCAGTTAATATCCAAAGTTGAACAGCAAACAAGAGGTAGCTATGGTGGAGCTGTTGGGTATTTAAATGGTTATGGTGATTTAGATAGTTGTATAGTTATTCGTTCTGCTTACGTTGAAAATGGTATCGCTGAAATTCAAGCAGGAGCAGGAGTTGTTTTAGATTCTATACCAATAGCAGAAGCTGATGAAACAATAACTAAAGCACAAGCGGTAATATCAGCTATTAAAAATGTACATGGAGAATCGCATGGCTAA
- the trpD gene encoding anthranilate phosphoribosyltransferase, with protein MISLDSIKNKLYNLEDLTYKESYQLFDFFIKGEIPVALQTSILTALKLKKETPTEIAAAAEALIDNAKKFPKIEGDIVDIVGTGGDGFNTINISTTAAIVAATAGYKVAKHGGRSVSSKSGSFDLLETLDVNINLSPEKTKKSIEENNLGFLFAPFYNDGFKYVKEARSILKTRTIFNILGPLINPARPKKALIGVYSKDLILPMAKTLSQMNIQKAIVVHGSGLDEVAIHDITYVAEVYKNGIKEYILKSSDFGIDIFDIKELQGGSPEENSEIIKQILLGEGTQAQNNAVAVNVALTMKLFDKNNLVENTKNILALIKSGECYETLVKLKAIK; from the coding sequence ATGATTAGTTTAGACAGTATTAAAAATAAGCTTTATAATTTAGAAGATTTGACGTATAAAGAAAGTTATCAGTTATTTGATTTTTTTATAAAGGGTGAAATTCCTGTAGCTTTACAAACTAGTATTTTAACTGCCCTTAAGCTAAAAAAAGAAACACCTACAGAAATTGCTGCGGCAGCCGAAGCTTTGATAGATAATGCTAAAAAATTTCCAAAAATAGAAGGTGATATAGTAGATATTGTAGGCACAGGTGGAGATGGATTTAATACTATCAATATATCAACTACAGCTGCAATTGTAGCAGCTACAGCAGGTTATAAAGTTGCAAAACATGGAGGTAGAAGTGTCTCTAGTAAATCAGGCTCTTTTGATTTGTTGGAAACGTTAGATGTAAATATAAATCTTTCACCTGAGAAAACTAAAAAAAGTATAGAAGAAAATAATTTGGGGTTTTTATTTGCTCCCTTTTATAATGATGGTTTTAAATATGTTAAAGAAGCTAGATCTATACTAAAAACTAGAACAATATTTAATATTCTAGGACCTTTAATAAACCCTGCTCGCCCTAAAAAGGCTCTGATAGGGGTTTATTCTAAAGATTTAATTTTGCCAATGGCAAAAACTCTATCTCAAATGAATATACAAAAAGCTATAGTAGTACACGGAAGTGGTTTAGATGAAGTAGCTATACATGATATAACTTATGTTGCAGAAGTTTATAAAAATGGTATAAAAGAATATATATTAAAATCGAGTGACTTTGGTATAGATATTTTTGATATTAAAGAACTCCAAGGAGGCTCTCCAGAGGAAAATTCTGAAATTATAAAGCAAATATTACTAGGTGAAGGTACACAAGCACAAAATAATGCTGTGGCAGTTAACGTTGCTTTAACGATGAAACTTTTTGATAAAAATAATTTAGTAGAAAACACTAAAAATATTCTAGCCCTTATAAAATCTGGTGAGTGTTATGAAACATTAGTAAAATTAAAAGCTATAAAATAA
- the dnaA gene encoding chromosomal replication initiator protein DnaA has protein sequence MTTWNKCLKKLKKDLSTFEYKTWIKPITVVQNSNLFTIYCNNEYFKKHIKAKYGNIIVSTIQEHHGNDLVVEYSNEKFSGEFTNLDNTISAGPQANFFSVTNVEIKDDIEDYKSVIPETKKNKKLKKIKPPQELFGFDEAMLITAKEGEEYSFGLPLKEKYIFDSFVVGDANKIARAAAMQVSINPGRLHNPLFIYGGSGLGKTHLMQAIGNHAREVNPQAKIIYTNSEQFIKDYVNSIRLQDQDEFQRVYRSADILLIDDIQFIAGKEGTAQEFFHTFNSLYENGKQIILTSDKYPNEIEGLEERLVSRFGYGLTVSVDMPDLETRIAILLKKAHDLGQKLPNETAVFIAENVRTNVRELEGALNRVLTTSRFNYKEPTVEVAQSCLRDIIKIQEKKVKIDNIQKVVADFYRIRVKDLTSNQRSRNIARPRQIAMSLSRELTSHSLPEIGNAFGGRDHTTVMHAVKAITKLRQSNTSISDDYELLLDKISR, from the coding sequence ATGACTACATGGAATAAATGTTTAAAAAAACTTAAAAAAGACTTATCCACGTTTGAGTATAAAACGTGGATAAAGCCTATTACTGTAGTCCAAAACTCAAATTTATTTACAATCTATTGTAATAACGAATATTTTAAGAAACATATAAAAGCAAAATATGGGAACATTATAGTATCTACAATTCAAGAGCATCATGGAAATGATTTAGTAGTAGAATACTCTAATGAAAAGTTTTCTGGGGAGTTTACTAATTTAGATAATACTATTTCAGCAGGACCTCAAGCAAATTTTTTTAGTGTTACAAATGTAGAAATAAAAGATGATATTGAAGATTATAAATCTGTAATACCTGAGACTAAAAAAAACAAAAAGCTTAAAAAAATAAAACCACCTCAAGAATTATTTGGTTTTGATGAAGCTATGTTAATAACAGCAAAAGAAGGTGAAGAATATTCTTTTGGATTACCATTAAAAGAAAAATACATTTTTGATAGTTTTGTCGTAGGAGACGCTAACAAGATAGCTAGAGCAGCTGCAATGCAAGTGTCTATAAATCCAGGCAGATTACATAACCCTTTATTTATATATGGCGGAAGCGGGCTTGGTAAGACTCACCTTATGCAAGCTATAGGTAATCATGCTAGAGAAGTTAATCCTCAAGCAAAAATCATTTATACGAATTCAGAACAATTCATAAAAGATTATGTAAATTCGATACGTTTACAAGACCAAGATGAATTCCAGAGAGTATATAGATCAGCTGATATTCTTTTGATAGATGATATTCAGTTTATAGCTGGTAAAGAAGGTACAGCACAAGAATTTTTTCATACTTTTAATTCATTATATGAAAATGGAAAGCAGATAATTTTAACTAGTGACAAGTATCCAAACGAAATAGAAGGTTTAGAAGAAAGACTAGTATCACGTTTTGGTTATGGTTTAACAGTATCTGTAGACATGCCAGATTTAGAAACTAGAATAGCTATTTTGCTAAAAAAAGCTCATGATTTAGGTCAAAAACTACCTAATGAAACAGCAGTGTTTATAGCAGAAAATGTTAGAACTAATGTTCGAGAACTAGAAGGGGCATTAAATAGAGTACTTACAACCTCAAGATTTAATTATAAAGAGCCTACTGTAGAAGTAGCTCAATCTTGCCTAAGAGATATAATTAAAATCCAAGAGAAGAAAGTAAAAATAGATAATATTCAAAAAGTAGTTGCGGATTTTTATAGAATTAGAGTAAAAGATTTAACTTCTAACCAGAGAAGTAGAAATATAGCTAGACCAAGGCAAATAGCCATGAGTTTATCAAGGGAGTTAACATCCCATAGTTTACCTGAGATTGGTAATGCTTTCGGTGGTAGAGATCACACTACAGTGATGCATGCAGTCAAAGCAATAACTAAGTTAAGGCAAAGTAACACATCAATTTCTGATGATTATGAGTTGCTTTTGGATAAAATTTCTCGTTAA